A window of the Streptomyces luomodiensis genome harbors these coding sequences:
- a CDS encoding P-loop ATPase, Sll1717 family — translation MVATSSFKQFDFGYADSASEFSISPKLLRDGYYDLDGIEGKVVDSHEFLLLGYKGSGKSAIGARLQVLAGGAPSQYAAHDPILVDSLPLKEFKGVVPDSIDAHLRHRFGWALQLMVQIACGINGDGQADSKSKKRIAAVCKQLEKHGVTAQSPATMKRFRAEKVTATAGLPQGAIGLPANVSAEFQRSTDASRIGDWLAYLQRATSEFKSQRRHYFFVDGLDDLSLIQEGRKEMLGGLVQAVSDLNKLYRESSAPIKVVICCRTDLYARLELTKGGKIQSDYGLELNWYQNPRDFRVSHLVKLANMRARLVDRNSSNVFEEYFEPRIDADSATAFLLKQTRHTPRDLLQLLKIVQKHAATSGIIPGNSVKAGATEYSQTYFVGEMRDALSAYFDQNQIASIVELLGTLRRRQVSYGDLAVKVDSDPRFKGRFDLHSAIAALFDNSFIGNVTEEGPAGGYEQYYRFKYRNPHSALVVEDKLVVHPGLWKAFNIA, via the coding sequence ATGGTGGCGACTTCGAGTTTCAAGCAGTTCGACTTCGGATATGCCGACTCGGCGAGCGAGTTTAGTATTTCTCCAAAGCTGCTGCGTGATGGGTATTACGATCTGGATGGAATCGAAGGTAAGGTCGTAGATTCTCACGAATTCCTTCTGCTGGGTTACAAGGGTTCCGGTAAGTCGGCCATTGGCGCAAGGCTTCAGGTCCTGGCAGGCGGTGCACCGAGCCAATATGCAGCACACGATCCAATCCTTGTCGACAGCCTTCCGCTCAAAGAGTTCAAAGGGGTCGTGCCTGACTCTATCGACGCCCATCTAAGGCATCGATTCGGGTGGGCTCTCCAATTGATGGTTCAGATCGCATGCGGGATCAACGGTGACGGGCAGGCCGATTCCAAGTCGAAGAAGCGGATCGCTGCTGTATGTAAACAGTTGGAGAAGCATGGCGTAACGGCTCAGAGTCCTGCCACTATGAAGAGATTCCGTGCCGAAAAGGTAACCGCGACGGCTGGTCTTCCTCAGGGGGCAATTGGGTTACCAGCCAACGTGAGCGCGGAATTCCAGCGCAGTACCGACGCGAGTCGTATCGGCGATTGGCTCGCTTACCTACAGCGAGCTACCTCCGAATTTAAGAGCCAGCGGCGTCACTACTTCTTCGTAGATGGGCTCGATGACCTATCCCTCATCCAGGAGGGGCGCAAGGAGATGCTGGGCGGTCTCGTTCAGGCGGTCTCTGACCTCAATAAGCTTTACCGTGAATCTAGTGCACCGATCAAGGTTGTGATCTGCTGCCGAACGGATCTTTACGCCAGGCTGGAGCTTACCAAAGGAGGAAAGATCCAGAGCGATTACGGCTTGGAACTTAATTGGTATCAAAACCCGCGAGACTTTCGAGTGAGCCATCTGGTGAAGCTGGCAAATATGCGAGCGCGACTGGTGGATAGGAACTCATCCAACGTTTTTGAGGAGTATTTCGAACCTAGGATTGATGCCGATAGTGCAACGGCATTCCTCCTGAAGCAGACGAGGCATACACCACGTGATCTTTTGCAGCTGTTGAAGATCGTTCAAAAGCATGCCGCAACTTCAGGCATAATCCCTGGCAATTCGGTAAAGGCGGGGGCTACCGAATATTCGCAAACATATTTTGTTGGGGAAATGCGTGATGCGCTAAGTGCGTATTTCGATCAAAATCAAATTGCATCCATTGTAGAACTTCTCGGGACTCTGCGGCGTAGACAGGTTTCCTATGGCGATCTTGCTGTTAAAGTGGATTCCGATCCCCGCTTCAAGGGTCGATTTGACCTGCACAGTGCAATAGCCGCGCTTTTCGATAACAGCTTTATCGGGAATGTTACTGAAGAGGGTCCTGCCGGCGGTTATGAACAATACTATCGCTTTAAGTATCGCAATCCTCATTCAGCCCTTGTGGTCGAAGATAAGCTTGTAGTTCATCCAGGCCTTTGGAAGGCGTTCAATATCGCTTAG
- a CDS encoding dihydrofolate reductase family protein, which translates to MRKIVASLFISLDGVVEAPDQWHFPYFNDEMGAAVDATLGVADTILLGRRTYDSFAGAWPDRERAGGEDAGFAKKLGDTRKIVVSRQDLEFGWRNSEQLKGELVDAATAVKGESGGTVAVSGSVSVVRQLLAHGLLDELHLLVHPIAVRRGMRLFDEGEPTIALRLVSSAAFRTGVLHLVYAPAEPADDATYDDAKVHLPRHDA; encoded by the coding sequence ATGAGGAAGATCGTTGCCAGTCTGTTCATCTCGCTCGACGGTGTCGTGGAGGCACCCGATCAGTGGCACTTCCCCTACTTCAACGACGAGATGGGCGCCGCCGTCGACGCGACCCTCGGCGTGGCGGACACCATCCTGCTGGGCCGTAGGACCTACGACAGCTTCGCCGGGGCGTGGCCGGACCGGGAGAGGGCCGGCGGTGAGGACGCCGGGTTCGCCAAGAAGCTCGGCGACACTCGGAAGATCGTCGTATCGCGCCAGGATCTCGAATTCGGCTGGCGGAACTCCGAACAGCTCAAGGGGGAGTTGGTGGACGCCGCCACCGCGGTGAAGGGCGAATCGGGTGGGACTGTCGCCGTGAGCGGTTCGGTCTCGGTCGTGCGGCAGTTGCTGGCTCATGGGCTGCTGGATGAGTTGCACCTGCTGGTGCACCCGATCGCGGTGCGCAGGGGCATGCGGCTGTTCGACGAGGGGGAGCCCACGATCGCGTTGCGGCTGGTCTCGTCCGCCGCCTTCCGTACCGGTGTGCTGCACCTGGTCTACGCCCCGGCCGAGCCGGCGGACGACGCCACCTACGACGATGCGAAAGTCCACCTGCCCCGGCACGATGCGTAG
- a CDS encoding CPBP family intramembrane glutamic endopeptidase, whose product MPTSNYATSVHPARPAHPATPSAPDRRRSDLILFMVIAFGVSWVSWSAAIGIGGEAMKSPAALPYLVGAFGPLIGALVIRVRRRRRGEPVPEHAVRFRRSTLFWAPLLLVLASASVLSAALLAHEAGGPALSWEGAKDVMNDMGGPAAFLVSMVISGPLSEEPGWRGTAYPRMRASMGRLQVGLVLGVIWAVWHLPLFFIDGTPQKELGLNTPGGVLFAVSTIPMAMLTASAYERAGVVASIAVHFAVNTTMVLLDVKVPVTQAMIIGIQAIVAVLLLATSRPASGPAPTAPTAPTAPATPADGAVRA is encoded by the coding sequence ATGCCTACTTCAAACTACGCGACCTCCGTCCACCCCGCCCGCCCCGCACACCCCGCGACCCCCTCCGCCCCCGACCGCCGCCGAAGCGACCTCATCCTCTTCATGGTCATCGCCTTCGGCGTGAGCTGGGTGTCGTGGTCCGCGGCCATCGGGATCGGCGGAGAGGCGATGAAGTCCCCCGCGGCCCTGCCCTATCTCGTCGGTGCCTTCGGCCCGTTGATAGGCGCTTTGGTGATCCGGGTCCGCCGCAGGCGGCGCGGCGAGCCCGTCCCCGAACACGCGGTCCGGTTCCGGCGGAGCACCCTGTTCTGGGCGCCGCTGCTGCTGGTGCTGGCCTCGGCAAGCGTGCTGTCCGCCGCGCTGCTGGCACACGAAGCGGGTGGCCCCGCGCTGAGCTGGGAGGGCGCGAAGGACGTGATGAACGACATGGGCGGGCCCGCGGCGTTCCTCGTCAGCATGGTGATCTCCGGTCCGCTGTCCGAGGAGCCGGGCTGGCGCGGCACCGCCTACCCGAGGATGCGCGCGTCGATGGGCCGCTTGCAGGTCGGCCTGGTGCTGGGTGTCATCTGGGCCGTATGGCACCTGCCGCTGTTCTTCATCGACGGAACCCCGCAGAAGGAACTGGGCCTGAACACCCCGGGCGGCGTGCTCTTCGCCGTCAGCACCATCCCGATGGCCATGCTGACCGCCTCCGCCTACGAACGCGCCGGCGTCGTGGCGTCGATCGCGGTGCACTTCGCGGTCAACACGACGATGGTCCTGCTGGACGTCAAGGTCCCCGTGACGCAGGCCATGATCATCGGTATCCAGGCCATCGTCGCAGTGCTCCTCCTGGCCACCAGCCGCCCGGCGAGCGGACCCGCCCCGACCGCCCCGACCGCCCCGACCGCCCCCGCGACCCCGGCGGACGGCGCCGTCCGGGCCTGA